The Natrinema pellirubrum DSM 15624 region CGAAAGCGTACTCGACCTATAGGTCGCTCTTACAAGGTAACTATCGGTATCGACTCTCGATGCTTGTCCGATACCGAAGCCCGACGACCGAGGTGTTGAACCACTGGATCGTCTCCGGTGGCAGTTCGCCGCGAGCGTCGTCGAGGTTCTGCTCGTGTTCAATTAAGTTCTCGAACGCAGCGTCGATGACGACGGACGTAGGCGGGTCGTCGAAATCGTCTTCGGCCACGATTGCGATCGCCCATGGTAATAGAAAGAAACAAAACAGTGTGATAGGATTACAAGTCTGTCATGGGATTAGATCGAAGAGCAGTAATCAGAGGTGCAGGTGTGGCGACGACGGCGGCGATAGCAGGCTGTTCTGGAAGTGGTAACGGTGGTGGAATCGGTGGGGGATTATCGGTCGACAACGTCGATTCTCAGACTACTTCGTTTGGAAATATCGTTCTCACCGTTTCGGTCTCAAACAGCAGTGACTCGTCAAAATCCAACACGCTAATGGGCCAAGTCGATATCTCTGGAGGGGATACCTATACGAACCGGCGAGATATTACAGTTTCCGGGGATAGTTCGAACACCTTTGAACTCGAGTTTGATATTGACTTTTCAGAGTCCCTATCCACCAGTGAATACGAATACAACGCTCAACTCGAAGGATAGATCTACTTAAACTCGATTTCCGTATTTGTGCCTCCAGCGAGTCGATCTGAGTTGATACGTTAGTATCTGCTCTATCGCCACCGGCTTTCGACAGATGTCCGATACCGAAGACCGATCACCGACGTGTTCGCGATCGCCTGAATCGTCTCGGGATCGTACTCGCCTCGCGCATCATCGATGTTCTGTTCAGACTCGACCAGGTGTGTGAGCGCGGCGTCGATGACGACGGACATCGGTGGGTCGTCGAGGTCGTCTTCGGGGTCGATTCGTGTCGCTTGCGGATGAGCGATCGGTCGGTCCTTTATGAACGGGGGTCGGGGCTCCAGCGTGATCACGGTGGGGGTCGGTCGGATCGGCCCCGATTCTATGCACCCGTGTTTGTGCTGAAAATCGCACGACGTGACGGGGCCGCAACCCGTTTCGAACTGGTATCGGATTTCGTCCCTCACCGCTCGAATGCCGAAACGTCGAAAATACCATCTATCAGGCTCTCTACAGAGGAATTAGAACTAGTCGAGAATCGGGCCGTTTGGGAATGGGCGCTGCAGGATTTGAACCCGCGGCAGCTTGGTCCGAAGCCAAGTACTCTGTCCAGGCTGAGCTAAGCGCCCGCACGAGTTCATTTCCGATGTGTCCATATAAGTCACTCGATTCGGGCCGGTTTCGATAGACACCACCACGCTCGCTGCTCGAGAGTTTTCAGTCGGTGACAATCAGCGGCGGGGGTCTTTGTTTTGTACCTGCAACGGCTACGTATAGCATGAGCGAGACCGAAGCCCCCGTCCCAGACGAGGTCGAATCCGGCGCGACGCCCCTCGAGTTGCTCTCGGACGACGAGGGGAGCTGGACGGCCGTGCCGGCCGACGCGAGCGGCGACGACCGGGTGAGCAAATGGCTCGAGATCGATGCTGACGTCCTCTGTGATCTCGAGGAGTGGCGCTGAGACGCCGGTCGGGAGCCGGTGGCCGGCCGAGACGACGCCTTCTCTCCCGTCATCGATCGCGTGAGCGATGCGTGCGATCGTCTTCGGGATGATCCGTCGCCGGGATCGGACCGTACCGTTTAACCAGCCCGCATGACCACTCGAGCGTATGACTGTCGGTGAGACGGGTCGCGGGTTGCTCGAATTGACGCGGCCGGTAAACGTGATCGCGGCGAGTGCCCTGACGTTCATCGGAGCGTTCGTCGCCGGTGGGGTGGCGGAGGAGCCGCTCGCGGTCGCTGCGGCGGTCGTGGCCACGGGGCTGGCGGTCGGTGCGGGAAACGCGATCAACGACTACTTCGATCGGGAGATCGACCGGATCAACCAGCCCGGGCGGGCGATCCCCCGTGGTGCGGTGAGCCCGCGCGGTGCGCTCGCGTTCAGTGGCCTCCTCTTTGCCGGTGCGGTCGCGCTCGCGGTGACGCTTCCGGCGACGGCGATCGCCATCGCGGGCGTGAACCTCCTCGCGTTGGTCGCATACACCGAGTTCTTCAAGGGGCTGCCCGGCCTCGGGAACGCGCTCGTCGCTTATCTCGTCGGAAGCACGTTCCTCTTCGGCGCGGCGGCAGTCGGCGAGATCGCACCGGCCGTGGTCCTCTTCGTACTGGCGGCGATCGCAACGCTGACCCGTGAGATCATCAAAGACGTCGAGGACATCGAAGGGGACCGTGAGGAGGGGTTGAACACGCTCCCGATCGCGGTCGGGGAGCGGAAGGCGTTGGTCGTCGCCGCCGTCTTACTGGTCGTCTCCGTCGTCGCCAGCCCGATTCCGTTCCTCCGTGGCTACTTCGGCGTCGCGTACCTGCTCGTCGTCGCACCGGCCGATGCCGTCATGCTGCTTGCCGCCTACGAAAGTTTCGCGGATCCGACGACCGGCCAGTCGCGTCTCAAGTACGGGATGTTCTTGGCCGCGCTGGCGTTTATCGTCGGTCGAGCCGCCCTCGAGGTCCCCCTGTTGGTGTAGGACACGCCGACGGTATCGAGGTGTGCGCTGTAGTCGCGGCCGGCGGGCCGTCGGATACACATCGTATACGCGGGCCGATTGACCGGAGCCGGTTCGCCCAGCGAGTGGTGGGACCGACCCGTCGCCTCCCTCGTTCAGCGTGCGAAGACAGTGCGAGACGCCAGCTACGTTATCAAAAGTACTATAAGCTGCTTCGCGTATCTTCATACCATACGCCGGCAGTCGGAGTGGGCTGTGGTACCAGCTCGTCGTTACGGCGATGGATGTGAGTATTCCGTATGTATGACCTCGCAGATGTCCTTCCGGACGTCGAAATCGATCCGGGAACGAACGTACTCGTCGCGGGTCCGCCACTGACGGGGAAACGGCGGATCGCCTTCGATATCCTCGCGAGCGGGGCGGCCCGTGGTGACGGTTCGATCGTCGTCACTACCAAAGACAGTGCCGACAAGGTCCTCGAGAGCCTCGACGACCACGTCGGCGAGGGCGTCGAGCCGGATATCGGCGTCGTCGACTGTGTCACCAAACAACGCGGTATCGGAACGATCGACGACGACCCACGGATCAAGTACGCCTCCTCTCCGGTCGACATGACTGGCATCGGGATCAAGCTCTCGGAGTTCCTGCAGGACTTCTACGAGACCCGCGGGCTGACTCGGAATCGCGTCCTCTTGCACTCGGTGTCGACACTGCTGATGTACTCCGATCTCCAGACGGTCTTTCGGTTCCTCCACGTCTTCACGGGCCGGATCCAGAGTGCCGACGCCATGGGCGTCTACGTCATCGACTCGACTGCCCACGACGACCAGACGATGAACACGCTCAAACAGCTGTTCGACGCCGTCGTCGAACTCGAGGAGACGGCCGACGGCGAGGAACCCGAGATCCGGACCGCCGGTTTCTCGGCGTAACCGGTTCCGAACGCCCGGCTCCGTTCGCGTCCACTGGCTTCGGTTTTCCGTGACGATCGCTCGACTCGAGTCCGGTCGGTCCCCAACCGATCGACCCCGAAACGTTTCAGCGAGGACCGCGTACCTTCGGGTACCATGCCAGTCGACACCGCAGCGGAGATCGAGGAGATCCTGGAGTCCGACACCATCGCCGTCGTCGGCTGCTCGAGTACGCCCGGCAAGGCGGCCCACGACGTGCCGAAGTACCTGCTGAATCACGGCTACGACGTGATCCCGGTCAACCCCTACGCCGAGGAGATCTTCGGCCGCGAGGTCTACGACTCGCTGGCCGACGTCGAGGACGAGATCGACGTCGTCTGTATCTTCCGGCCCAGCGAGGAGGTGAGTGGGATCGTCGACGCGGCCCTCGAGCGCGACGACATCGACGTCATCTGGACTCAGCAGGGAATCCGTGACGACGAGGCAGCGGCCCGCGCGGAGACGGCGGGTCGATCCGTCGTCCAGGATCGGTGTATGAAGGTCCAGCACCGCCGGCTCGTCGCCTGAGCCGACGGTTGAGGGAGTCCTTACGAGGCCG contains the following coding sequences:
- a CDS encoding DUF7386 family protein, producing MTLFCFFLLPWAIAIVAEDDFDDPPTSVVIDAAFENLIEHEQNLDDARGELPPETIQWFNTSVVGLRYRTSIESRYR
- a CDS encoding DUF7386 family protein; this translates as MKDRPIAHPQATRIDPEDDLDDPPMSVVIDAALTHLVESEQNIDDARGEYDPETIQAIANTSVIGLRYRTSVESRWR
- a CDS encoding DUF7511 domain-containing protein, producing MSETEAPVPDEVESGATPLELLSDDEGSWTAVPADASGDDRVSKWLEIDADVLCDLEEWR
- a CDS encoding geranylgeranylglycerol-phosphate geranylgeranyltransferase, with amino-acid sequence MTVGETGRGLLELTRPVNVIAASALTFIGAFVAGGVAEEPLAVAAAVVATGLAVGAGNAINDYFDREIDRINQPGRAIPRGAVSPRGALAFSGLLFAGAVALAVTLPATAIAIAGVNLLALVAYTEFFKGLPGLGNALVAYLVGSTFLFGAAAVGEIAPAVVLFVLAAIATLTREIIKDVEDIEGDREEGLNTLPIAVGERKALVVAAVLLVVSVVASPIPFLRGYFGVAYLLVVAPADAVMLLAAYESFADPTTGQSRLKYGMFLAALAFIVGRAALEVPLLV
- a CDS encoding RAD55 family ATPase — its product is MYDLADVLPDVEIDPGTNVLVAGPPLTGKRRIAFDILASGAARGDGSIVVTTKDSADKVLESLDDHVGEGVEPDIGVVDCVTKQRGIGTIDDDPRIKYASSPVDMTGIGIKLSEFLQDFYETRGLTRNRVLLHSVSTLLMYSDLQTVFRFLHVFTGRIQSADAMGVYVIDSTAHDDQTMNTLKQLFDAVVELEETADGEEPEIRTAGFSA
- a CDS encoding CoA-binding protein, whose translation is MPVDTAAEIEEILESDTIAVVGCSSTPGKAAHDVPKYLLNHGYDVIPVNPYAEEIFGREVYDSLADVEDEIDVVCIFRPSEEVSGIVDAALERDDIDVIWTQQGIRDDEAAARAETAGRSVVQDRCMKVQHRRLVA